In Pseudonocardia sp. DSM 110487, the sequence CCGCCGCATCGACGGCGCGGGCAAGGATCTGCCCGGCCAGGTCGTAATGCCGGGGCGGCAACGAGACCGCGACCTCTCGCACCGAACGCCGGTACAGCTTCGTCGGACGCCCCGCGCCCGGGCCGCGCCGACCCGACAGCCGCCGGAACTCCGTGTCCAGCAACCCTTCCTCCACCAGCTTGTCCAGATGGAACTTCGCGGTGTGCCGGGGCAGGTCGACGCCCTCGGCGGCCTGGTCCCGGCTCACCGGCTCGGGCTGCGCGGCGACGTAGAGGTACAGCGCGCGGCGCGCCGGCTCGGCAAGCGCGCTGACCCCGCTGACCTGCGAGACGAAGTCGTCCAAGAACCCACTCCTTCTAAAAGACACACGCATTGACTTAACAGTCCGAGCGCTCTAACGTCCACCGTAGCGTCTTTTAGAACTTGGAGGAGATCATGACCACCCACCGCGACCCCCCGGCATCGCCTGCGGGCATCGACCCCATCCCGGCCGCTCGGCAGGCGTTCCTGCTGCTGCGCACCGTGTTCACGGTGGCGCCGGTGCTGTTCGGGCTGGACAAGTTCTTCGGGCTGCTCACCGACTGGGAGGGCTACCTCGCCCCGCAGATCGACGGGCTGATCCCCGGCACCGCCCACCAGGCCATGCTCGCGGTCGGTGTGGTGGAGATCCTCGCCGGTGTGCTCGTCGCGGTGCTGCCGCGCATCGGCGGGTACGTCGTCGCCGCGTGGCTGGCCGGCATCATCGTCAACCTGCTGCTCATCGGCGGCTTCTACGACATCGCTCTGCGCGACTTCGGGCTGCTCGTCGGCGCGTTGGCCCTTGCGCGCCTCGCCGCCGCGTTCGGCCACCGCGGTTCCTGGGCCCGTCCCTGGGGGCGGACGCCGTGACTACGACGACATGGTCGGCAGGCTCGAGCGCGACGGAAGGTCATGGGATGCCCTTATAGACTGCGGCGCGGATCACGTCTAAGGTCGCGGCCTAGCTACGGCTGTGAAGTGCTGATATCGAGAACGATGCTCCAGAGGTGGCACGGCTTTGCCCGCCGCCCAAGGCGCCGACATAG encodes:
- a CDS encoding metalloregulator ArsR/SmtB family transcription factor — translated: MDDFVSQVSGVSALAEPARRALYLYVAAQPEPVSRDQAAEGVDLPRHTAKFHLDKLVEEGLLDTEFRRLSGRRGPGAGRPTKLYRRSVREVAVSLPPRHYDLAGQILARAVDAAARDGVPVLDAVQRAAAECGHRLGAEEPPRAGGSVLDDLAVTLAGLGYEPRVQDDVLVLANCPFHALARDHTALVCGMNLHLITALLDELGHTDVLARLNPAPERCCVTLA